From Pyrenophora tritici-repentis strain M4 chromosome 1, whole genome shotgun sequence, the proteins below share one genomic window:
- a CDS encoding mitochondrial carnitine-acylcarnitine carrier protein, with product MSSTTDAVIEKLPSTAELKEDVKVASKSSLQSLRALVAGGVGGVCAVVVGHPFDLVKVRMQTAEKGVYSGAMDVVRKTIAKEGLARGLYAGVSAPLVGVTPMFAVSFWGYDLGKQLVSSVSKVENNQYSVAQVSAAGFFSAIPMTIITAPFERVKVLLQIQGQKTLAPGEKPRYSGGLDVVKQLYKEGGIRSVYRGSAMTLARDGPGSALYFATYETFKRNLTPKDPVTGQPGSLSMGAVMVAGGAAGVAMWIPVFPVDTIKSRLQSAEGRPTIGGTVRGIYASGGIKAFFPGIGPAMARAVPANAATFAGVELAHKAMTRMFDRDGE from the exons ATGTCGAGCACGACAGATGCTGTGATCGAGAAGCTGCCCTCGACAGCCGAGCTCAAGGAAGATGTCAAGGTAGCGTCAAAATCCTCGCTACAGTCGCTTCGGGCGCTGGTAGCTGGAGGTGTAGGTGGTGTTTGCGCCGTTGTGGTGGGCCATCCGTTCGATCTGGTCAAGGTGCGCATGCAGACGGCGGAGAAGGGTGTATACAGCGGTGCCATGGACGTTGTAAGGAAAACAATCGCAAAGGAAGGACTGGCTAGAGGCTTGTATGCAGGTGTCTCTGCGCCTCTTGTTGGTGTAACACCCATGT TCGCCGTATCCTTTTGGGGTTACGATCTCGGCAAACAACTCGTCTCGAGCGTCTCAAAAGTCGAGAACAACCAGTACAGTGTCGCCCAAGTCTCCGCCGCCGGCTTTTTCAGTGCTATCCCCATGACCATCATCACCGCCCCGTTCGAGCGCGTCAAGGTGCTCCTGCAGATCCAGGGACAAAAGACACTAGCCCCTGGCGAGAAGCCCAGATACTCTGGCGGCCTCGATGTCGTAAAGCAACTATACAAAGAGGGTGGCATCCGCTCGGTATACCGTGGGTCTGCCATGACACTGGCGCGTGACGGACCAGGCTCAGCCCTCTACTTTGCGACGTACGAGACGTTCAAGCGGAACCTGACGCCCAAAGATCCAGTGACGGGTCAGCCCGGATCGCTGAGCATGGGAGCCGTCATGGTGGCCGGTGGTGCTGCCGGTGTAGCCATGTGGATACCCGTCTTCCCTGTTGACACGATCAAATCGCGGTTGCAGAGTGCCGAAGGCCGACCAACAATAGGTGGAACCGTGCGAGGCATCTATGCGAGCGGCGGTATCAAAGCCTTCTTCCCTGGCATCGGACCGGCCATGGCACGAGCCGTACCTGCCAACGCTGCCACATTTGCTGGCGTAGAACTTGCCCACAAGGCAATGACTAGGATGTTCGACCGCGACGGCGAGTAA
- a CDS encoding Trypan-PARP domain containing protein, with the protein MHPKKKKTIKKFDVDLWSPCGNPRPQPAVEDSEDIIEDIPEAVHSSSEIAAQLQQFSPYTEAPVALHIGEEPTVYYVPSHLLPRGKIHTRGEDPLYLPDIEVETGHTLVHYLYTGTYETLHASSELEQALLVYIMAMSYEIPRLAELVVSEIESLCAGIDIFRMMTSIEPNFTKLELESRDEGPVHAILRKKARTTFEANPTAFQADEFLAHLSNADFRSFMLKCVMKLYSDKVSHLERDREGIRKELKDSKKTVKKFEADWKVDVEQRMDNQNGYVAVGAYDSEPTVREDIEHVAAEAESISTDCFNNISYPSCEDSVQPPRSLDGLEEPQPDESQPEQAPCEELYPEEPCREAYPEPPPEPYPEESEVPAHETPAETIAEPEHAQDELAKILQQMGRSLKTNKAKRALERLERAVRSEKQAVQYEPPQPPSAEEIVFSS; encoded by the exons ATGCAtccaaagaagaagaagacaatAAAGAAGTTTGATGTTGATCTATGGAGTCCGTGTGGCAATCCTCGCCCTCAACCTGCTGTAGAGGACTCCGAAGACATAATCGAAGACATCCCCGAGGCTGTACATTCAAGCTCCGAAATAGCAGCACAGTTGCAACAATTCTC TCCCTACACTGAAGCTCCTGTCGCGCTCCACATCGGTGAAGAGCCGACGGTCTACTATGTGCCGAGCCATCTTCTACCACGTGGAAAGATTCACACACGCGGAGAAGATCCATTGTACCTCCCGGACATTGAGGTAGAGACCGGACATACGCTAGTTCATTACCTATACACCGGGACATACGAAACCCTTCACGCATCCAGTGAACTTGAGCAAGCGCTGCTGGTATATATCATGGCCATGAGCTATGAAATTCCCAGGCTTGCTGAGCTTGTCGTGAGTGAAATAGAAAGCCTTTGCGCTGGAATAGACATCTTCCGGATGATGACATCAATCGAACCCAACTTCACGAAGCTTGAATTAGAGAGTCGCGACGAGGGCCCAGTGCATGCCATTTTACGCAAAAAGGCGAGGACCACATTTGAAGCAAACCCCACTGCATTCCAGGCAGATGAGTTCTTGGCTCATCTCAGCAACGCAGACTTCAGAAGTTTCATGTTGAAATGTGTAATGAAGCTCTACAGCGACAAGGTCTCACACCTCGAAAGGGACCGGGAAGGAATCAGGAAAGAGCTCAAAGACAGCAAAAAGACAGTCAAAAAATTCGAAGCCGATTGGAAGGTCGATGTGGAACAAAGAATGGATAATCAGAATGGTTACGTCGCGGTTGGTGCATATGATAGTGAACCCACTGTGCGAGAGGACATTGAGCATGTTGCAGCCGAGGCAGAAAGTATCTCGACTGATTGCTTCAACAATATCAGCTACCCATCATGCGAAGATTCAGTTCAGCCTCCACGGTCTCTTGATGGACTTGAAGAGCCCCAACCTGATGAATCCCAGCCTGAGCAAGCCCCATGTGAAGAGCTCTACCCTGAGGAGCCTTGTCGCGAGGCCTACCCTGAACCTCCTCCTGAGCCCTATCCCGAGGAATCAGAGGTCCCCGCCCATGAAACTCCAGCAGAAACCATCGCAGAGCCAGAACATGCACAAGACGAGCTCGCAAAGATCCTGCAGCAGATGGGAAGAAGCTTGAAGACAAACAAAGCTAAAAGGGCATTGGAGAGACTAGAGCGAGCTGTCAGGAGCGAAAAGCAGGCTGTTCAATACGAACCCCCACAGCCGCCCTCAGCGGAAGAGATTGTGTTTTCCAGTTAA
- a CDS encoding DegQ, Trypsin serine protease, typically periplasmic, containing C-terminal PDZ domain protein, with amino-acid sequence MEQNGTTKRKQPPTSPSTDRPLKQIKPEMESSHTSNGVMAHSPGEAEEAMDDARSEYSVLDDVPSSAHITAVASQDTAEWQRTIENVVKSVVSIHFCQTCSFDTDAAVSSEATGFVVDAEKGYILTNRHVVGAGPFIGYCIFDNHEECDVHPVYRDPVHDFGILRFDPSKIKYMPVTALKLRPDNAKVGVEIRVVGNDAGEKLSILSGVISRLDRNAPEYGEGYSDFNTNYIQAAAAASGGSSGSPVVDRDGFAVALQAGGRADGAATDYFLPLDRPLRALELIRQGQFVSRGTIQTQWILKPFDECRRLGLSPALEKDIRTKFPKETGMLVAEVILPQGPASSKIEEGDLLLRVNGELLTQFVRLDAILDDHVGKTISVTIQRAGENMDVELEVGDLHAITPDKFVSVAGASFHDLSYQQARLYAISLKGAGVYVCEAAGSFRFADGYTSGWLIQEVDNQPTPDLDTFIQVMKKIPDRKRVVMMYKHLRDLHTANTSITAVDRHWHAKIRVATRNDTTGLWDFKPLADAIPPVPPVPRRANFVKMSSNYPDAVDIVRSFVRVHVSMPIKLDGFPKMNKQGYGLVVDAEQGLVLVSRAILPYDLCDISLIIADSIFVDAKVVFMHPLQNYAIVKYDASLVNAPVKTPKFATDFIKKGAETIFFGINQNFRPVVAKTVVTDITTVAIPASAITPRYRATNFDAITVDTNQASHSGSGVLIAEDGTVQALWLSYLGERTSHSGKDVEYHLGLATPNLLPVLNEIRGGKTPKLRILNVEFQTVQMSQARVMGVSEEWIEKTETADPERHQLFMVRKVDSGHGDGLNEGDVLLTLNGKLVTRSPDLDVMYNNEFLDAVVVRKREEKTIKVSTVATEDLETDRLVSFCGATFHRPHQAVRQQISKIHSDVYISSRARGSPAYMYGLAPTNFVTHVNNVPTPNLSAFLTEIKKIKDNEYFRMKVMTFDNVPWVATMKKNEHYFPTIEHIKDASEPLGWKKIIHECDAGGAKDMMGPDELEADAGEE; translated from the exons ATGGAACAGAATGGCACCACCAAACGCAAGCAACCGCCAACGTCGCCCTCAACCGACCGCCCCTTGAAGCAGATCAAGCCCGAGATGGAGTCGTCGCACACGTCTAATGGCGTCATGGCGCACTCGCCCGGCGAGGCAGAGGAGGCCATGGACGACGCGCGCAGTGAATACAGCGTGCTCGATGACGTACCCTCGTCTGCGCACATAACGGCCGTGGCCAGCCAGGACACGGCCGAGTGGCAGCGGACGATTGAGAATGTCGTCAAGAGCGTCGTTTCCATCCACTTTTGCCAGACGTGCTCCTTTGACACGGACGCGGCGGTGAGCTCAGAGGCGACGGGCTTCGTTGTTGATGCGGAAAAGGGCTACATCCTTACCAACAGGCACGTTGTCGGCGCCGGCCCCTTCATCGGATACTGCATCTTCGACAACCACGAGGAGTGCGACGTCCATCCCGTCTATCGTGACCCCGTCCACGACTTCGGCATCCTGCGCTTCGACCCCAGCAAGATCAAGTACATGCCCGTCACCGCCCTCAAGCTCCGCCCGGACAATGCAAAGGTCGGCGTCGAGATCCGCGTCGTCGGTAACGATGCCGGAGAGAAGCTCAGTATCCTGTCCGGTGTCATCAGCCGGCTGGATCGTAATGCGCCCGAATACGGCGAGGGCTACTCGGACTTCAACACAAACTACATACAGGCGGCAGCTGCGGCGAGTGGAGGATCCTCTGGCAGTCCCGTCGTGGACCGCGATGGCTTCGCAGTTGCGTTGCAGGCTGGTGGACGTGCCGATGGTGCTGCGACCGACTACTTTCTCCCCCTGGACCGCCCGCTACGAGCACTGGAGCTCATCCGCCAAGGCCAATTCGTCTCACGGGGCACCATTCAGACGCAGTGGATATTGAAGCCGTTCGATGAGTGCCGAAGGCTGGGTCTCTCGCCTGCCCTGGAAAAGGACATTCGCACAAAGTTCCCCAAGGAGACAGGCATGTTGGTCGCAGAGGTCATCCTCCCGCAAGGACCTGCATCTTCCAAGATCGAGGAAGGCGATCTGCTGCTGCGCGTCAACGGAGAGCTACTGACCCAGTTTGTCCGGCTTGATGCCATCCTGGATGACCACGTCGGCAAGACCATCTCGGTAACGATACAACGCGCAGGCGAGAACATGGACGTCGAGCTGGAAGTGGGAGACCTCCATGCCATCACACCTGACAAGTTTGTTTCCGTCGCAGGTGCCTCGTTCCACGATCTCTCCTACCAACAAGCCCGTCTCTATGCCATTTCTCTCAAAGGCGCAGGTGTATACGTCTGCGAGGCAGCGGGCTCCTTCAGATTCGCTGACGGCTACACATCAGGCTGGTTAATACAAGAGGTTGACAACCAACCCACCCCAGACTTAGACACGTTCATCCAAGTCATGAAAAAGATTCCCGATCGTAAGCGTGTGGTCATGATGTACAAGCATCTGCGCGATCTGCATACTGCAAACACTAGTATCACTGCTGTGGACAGGCATTGGCATGCAAAGATTCGGGTAGCAACACGCAATGACACGACCGGCCTGTGGGACTTTAAGCCTCTTGCCGATGCCATTCCTCCTGTGCCTCCTGTCCCGCGCCGTGCGAACTTCGTCAAGATGAGCTCAAACTACCCCGACGCTGTGGATATTGTTCGTAGTTTCGTGCGCGTGCATGTCTCCATGCCCATCAAGCTTGACGGCTTCCCCAAGATGAACAAGCAGGGCTACGGACTTGTTGTTGACGCCGAGCAGGGTCTCGTCCTTGTCTCGCGAGCCATCTTGCCATATGACCTATGCGACATCTCACTGATTATTGCCGACAGCATCTTTGTGGATGCCAAGGTTGTTTTCATGCACCCATTGCAAAATTATGCCATCGTCAAGTATGATGCTTCGCTCGTCAATGCGCCCGTCAAGACGCCCAAGTTTGCAACCGACTTTATCAAAAAGGGCGCCGAGACCATCTTCTTCGGCATCAACCAGAACTTCCGACCTGTCGTAGCAAAGACTGTCGTCACTGATATTACCACAGTGGCCATCCCCGCCAGCGCAATCACACCACGATATCGTGCCACCAACTTTGACGCCATCACCGTTGACACCAACCAGGCCTCACACAGCGGCTCTGGAGTGCTGATTGCTGAAGACGGCACTGTGCAGGCGCTCTGGCTCTCATACCTAGGCGAGCGGACATCGCACAGCGGCAAAGACGTAGAGTACCATCTAGGTCTTGCCACTCCCAATCTCCTCCCAGTGCTCAATGAGATCCGAGGTGGTAAGACACCCAAGCTCCGCATCTTGAATGTCGAGTTCCAGACAGTTCAGATGAGCCAAGCCCGTGTCATGGGCGTCTCAGAAGAATGGATAGAAAAAACTGAGACGGCTGACCCAGAGCGCCACCAACTCTTCATGGTGCGCAAGGTTGACTCTGGTCATGGTGACGGTCTCAACGAGGGTGATGTGTTGCTGACGCTAAACGGTAAACTTGTCACTCGTTCGCCCGACCTAGACGTCATGTATAACAACGAGTTTCTGGATGCAGTCGTGGTGCGCAAGCGCGAAGAAAAGACTATCAAGGTGTCGACAGTTGCAACAGAAGATCTCGAGACAGATCGTTTGGTCAGCTTCTGTGGTGCCACTTTCCACCGCCCGCACCAAGCTGTGCGCCAGCAGATTAGCAAGATTCACTCTGACGTCTATATTTCGTCGCGCGCCCGTGGATCGCCGGCGTACATGTATGGG CTTGCGCCTACAAACTTTGTCACGCACGTGAATAATGTCCCCACCCCGAACCTATCGGCTTTCCTCACCGAAATCAAAAAGATAAAGGACAACGAGTACTTTCGCATGAAAGTCATGACGTTCGACAACGTCCCATGGGTCGCAACCATGAAGAAGAATGAGCATTACTTCCCCACCATCGAGCACATCAAGGATGCTTCCGAGCCACTGGGTTGGAAGAAGATCATACACGAGTGCGACGCTGGAGGGGCCAAGGATATGATGGGTCCAGACGAACTAGAGGCTGATGCTGGGGAGGAGTAG
- a CDS encoding RING Zn-finger protein (conserved protein, contains RING Zn-finger), giving the protein MTSSIFYKFKNSRDNERIVFNGTDLSVWELKKEIISASGLGDGTDFNLHIYPQDDANAEYKDDTTLIPRSSTVIAIRRPAPRGQGRAARYVTGKPPVRAITTQSKPAQPVPPTNNATPEDAEAAFLAESAMAWDAQKEALSHAKPVYRKNNTKNVVVPSHPPPPGYVCRRCNIKGHWIQACPTNDDPDFKPVFQAKRTTGIPQSFLKKVEKPVDEEAAKGVMLNADGEYVQVMTDTKTWDKFQEKTNASRARAASADAASKELRDRGLECPIDNQRFVDPVKTPCCGKTYCRECIDNALADGDLVCPNCAKEDVLMDDLIADDEMVKSLKAYDAEKAAEKEKAAKAAVASTNESVSISHATDNASPPVENDTTNTTSTAIATTAVPVAEEASDTDSTSSKKRKQPPTDIKPPTAPKAMPHGGQQQWFPQQNFGYGQQQQFGQQFGQQHHNQQFGWGGQGQWGGPGQQDNNDAYDRQPVNPRGRNRRSRAPDFRYL; this is encoded by the exons ATGACTTCGTCAATCTTCTACAAGTTCAAGAACTCTAGAGATAACGAGCGCATAGTTTTCAACGGCACAGACTTGAGCGTATGGGAACTCAAGAAGGAAATCATCAGCGCGAGCGGCCTCGGCGACGGGACTGACTTCAACCTCCACATCTACCCTCAAGATGACGCCAACGCCGAATACAAGGACGACACGACTCTGATACCCCGTTCGTCTACCGTCATAGCAATACGTCGCCCAGCACCCCGAGGACAAGGCAGAGCCGCTCGGTATGTCACGGGCAAACCGCCTGTGCGAGCCATTACGACGCAAAGCAAGCCTGCGCAGCCTGTACCACCAACCAACAATGCGACACCAGAAGATGCAGAAGCAGCCTTCTTGGCCGAGTCAGCCATGGCTTGGGACGCCCAGAAAGAGGCTCTCTCGCACGCAAAACCCGTTTATCGCAAAAACAACACGAAAAATGTCGTCGTCCCTTCACATCCACCACCACCCGGTTACGTTTGCCGTCGGTGCAATATCAAAGGCCACTGGATCCAAGCCTGCCCCACCAACGACGACCCCGACTTCAAGCCCGTGTTTCAAGCCAAGCGCACGACTGGTATACCGCAGTCCTTCCTCAAGAAGGTGGAGAAGCCTGTCGACGAAGAGGCGGCAAAGGGCGTCATGCTCAACGCCGACGGAGAATACGTACAGGTCATGACGGACACGAAAACATGGGACAAGTTCCAGGAAAAGACAAACGCATCACGGGCGCGTGCTGCGAGCGCCGACGCGGCCAGCAAGGAGCTGCGTGACCGTGGGCTCGAATGCCCGATTGATAATCAGAGATTTGTCGACCCAGTCAAGACGCCCTGTTGTGGTAAGACATACTGTCGCGAGTGCATTGACAACGCGCTAGCAGATGGAGATTTGGTTTGTCCCAACTGTGCAAAGGAGGATGTTCTGATGGATGATCTCATTGCCGACGATGAAATGGTCAAGTCTCTCAAGGCATATGACGCAGAAAAGGCAGcagagaaggagaaggcagCAAAGGCAGCAGTTGCTTCAACAAATGAATCAGTTTCTATATCTCATGCTACTGACAACGCATCTCCTCCTGTCGAAAATGACACTACAAATACTACAAGtactgctattgctactACGGCTGTGCCGGTGGCGGAAGAAGCCTCCGATACTGACTCTACGTCTTCCAAGAAGCGCAAGCAGCCTCCGACAGACATCAAACCACCTACGGCACCAAAAGCAATGC CACACGGAGGTCAGCAACAGTGGTTTCCCCAGCAAAACTTTGGCTATGGTCAGCAACAACAATTCGGTCAGCAGTTTGGCCAACAACATCATAACCAGCAATTCGGATGGGGCGGACAGGGCCAGTGGGGCGGACCAGGGCAGCAAGACAATAACGACGCATATGACCGGCAGCCAGTCAACCCTCGTGGTCGAAACAGGAGGTCCCGTGCGCCCGACTTTCGCTACTTGTAA